The Sinorhizobium fredii USDA 257 region TCGTCCCGAACGGCACCAAGCGCGTGGTCCTCAACGGCGTGACGTTCTCGCTCAACCCTGGCGACTCGCTTGCCGTGATCGGCAGTTCCGGAGCTGGCAAGACGACGCTCGGCAAGATGCTTGTCGGGTCCATCCTGCCGACATCTGGAAATGTGCGCCTCGACCTCATGGACTTGAGGAACTGGGATCAGCGCCAGTTCGGCGAAAGCATCGGCTACCTCCCGCAGGACGTCCAGCTCTTTCCCGGAACGATCAAGGCCAATATTGCGCGCATGCAGGAGGACGCCACCGACGCCGACATCTATGCGGCCGCCAAATTGGCCGACGTGCACGACATGATCGCGTCACTGCCGCACGGCTACGAGACCTTCGTCGCGGCCGACGGATCACCGCTTTCCGGCGGGCAAAAGCAGCGCGTCGCGCTTGCCCGGGCTTTCTTCGGCAATCCGCGCATGGTGCTGCTGGACGAGCCGAATTCCAATCTCGACAGTGCCGGCGAGGCGGCGCTGACGCGGGCACTTGCCCATGCGAAGAAGCAGAAAATCACCGTCGTTACCATTACCCAGCGGCCCGCCCTCCTCAACAGTGTGGACAAGGTATTGCTTCTAGTGAACGGCACCGTAGCGCTTTTCGGCATGCGCCAGGATGTGCTGAAGGCCCTCTCCTCGCGCGGCATGAACTTCGAGGGCAACCCGGTCGACCACAATCAGCTTACGTAGGCACCCCATGACAGACATAGTCAAAGTTTACGATCTTGCATGGTATTCAGAGGTTCCGCGGTCGATCTGGAAACAGACCACCATCGGACTGGTGCTCATGGCAGTCACGTTCGGCGGCTTCAGCCTCTGGTCCTTCACGGCGCCGCTGGCTGCGGCAATCATCGCTCAGGGCAGTTTCGTCGCGACCGGTCAGAACAAGGTCATCCAGCATCTTGAAGGCGGGATCATCAAGGATATCCTGGTGAGCGAGGGTGATCATATCGTCGCCGATCAGCCGCTGCTACGGCTGGACGAGACGGCTGCACTCGCCAACCAACGCCAGCTCTTTCTGCGCCGGGCGAGGCTGGAGGCGATCATCGCCCGCCTCATGGCCCAGGTGCAGGGTCTCGACAAGATCGAACTGCCGAAAATTCTTGTCCCATATCTGCAGGATCCGGAGATCGAGCCGATCATTCGAAGCCAGGAGCTCAATTTTCGGGCCTGGAGAAGCAAGCTGGACAGCGAAATCGGACTGTACAGGCAGAATATCGAGGGTTTCCGCTTCCGTGCCGAAGGCTACCAGCAGCAACTCGCGGCGGTTCGCCAGCAGCATACCCTCCTCGAGGAGGAGTATGCGGGCAAGAAGTCGCTCCTCGACAAGAACCTGATCCGCAAGACGGAAATCAAGAGCATCCAGCGATCGATCGCGGACGCCCAGGGACAGACCGGCAGACTGACCTCCGAGATTTCGGAAATCGGCTCGCAAATCTTGAAACAGGATCAGCAGATCCGTCAGACGGAGGAAAGCTATCGCGAGGCGGCCCTGGAAGAGCTCCAGAAGGTGGAGGCCGAACTGGACTCCGTCCGCGAGCAGTTGACGGGGGCCGCCAGCGTGCTGCGCCGCGCCACGATAAACGCTCCGGTTACCGGCACCGTCGTGCGCCTGTACTATCATACGGCCGGCGGTGTCATCGAAACCGGCAAACCGATCATGGAAATCCTGCCGTCGGACGTACCGCTGATCATTGAAGCGCAGGTCCTCCGCACCGAGATCGACAGCGTCAAGATCGGCCAAAAGGCGACCGTAAGGCTCAGCGCGCTGAATCAGCGGACGACGCCGGTGCTGAACGGCGAGGTCTACTATGTCTCCGCCGACTCCATGCCCGATCCGGCAACCAACGGCACACAGGAAGTCTATCTCGCCAGAGTGAACCTGCCGGTGAGCGAAGTCTCGAGGATTTCCGGCTTCGTCCCGACGCCCGGCATGCCAGCCGAGATTCTCATCCAGACGGCCGAGCGGACCTTCTTCGACTATCTGACGAAGCCGATCCGGGACAGCATGGCGCGCGCCTTCATGGAGCGATGAAGCAAACCAGCTGCGAGCGACGCCGCTTGTTCTCACGAACCCGGCCGCTTGACGCACCGGGCGTCAGGCGGTCGGCGGCATTGTCTGCAGTCGCAGACGACTTGTCTCGCGGCCTGCGCGTTCTACGAGGCCAAAGGGCCGGGCTATTGCTCACCCGACTACATCCCCTGGGTGCCTAGCTATTGCAAAATAACCCGAAATTGCTATTATTCCAATCTTATTGCTGACTTATATATCTGTGACTTCTGCTGCATAATTGAAATTTATTTCATTATTTATTTTTATGCGAGGAAGCTATGTTTACAGAAATTATTGAGCGTATTGAGGACTTTGAGAATATTCGGAAGTCTTGGGACGAGCTCTACCATAACGATCCCGACTCTCACCCTTGCCTTTCCTGGGATTGGCTGCGGCAATACCTCCCTCGGCAACAGAGGTGGTTCATCCTGGCCCTGAAACGATCCGACGATGCGGATTACTGCGCCTTTCTTCCGCTTCGTGTGGCAACCTACCGCGACAAGAGCAGCGGTCTTTTCTGCGATGAAATTCTATTGATCGGCAATCACGGCTCCGGCCGCACCGGCCTGCTTTGCTCGCCGGGGCTCGAGAATGAGGCGGTCGATGCGTCTGCCAGCGTCATCCGTCGCGAGAACTGGGCAAGCCTGCGGTTCGATTCTCTCGACCTCGCCTCCGACCGAACCGAACGATTGCTCCACGCCTTTGCCGACGAACAGTTTGTCCGCGAGGACGACGGCGGCGAGAGCGGGATCCGCATCCCGGAACAGCCTGTGCGCCACCTCATCGTCAGAACGCGGACGGGCCGCAATCTTCACGACTGTCTGAATCACCGCAGCATCGACTTCGTCTTCGAGCGCGCCATGGACCTGCACAGCCGAGGCAAGCTGGACGCGGCGGAGACAGGCTATCGGCAAGTGATACATGCGGCTCCCAAGCATATCTATGCCCGCTACGGCCTGGCACAGCTCTGCACCGAGAAGGGAGACCACGCCGAGGCGGAACATCTCTATCGCGGCTTGCTGTCGGCGATACCGGAGGCGGACAAGATCCAGCACCGGCTGGGCGACGCCCAGATGGCGCAAGCCTGCTACCGCGAGGCGAGCAAGACCTTCGAAGACCTGCTTGCCCGCCACGCGCATCTCGGCCTCGTCCGTTACAAATTGGCCGTCTGCCTTCTGGCCGCAGGCCAGAGAGACGCCGCGATCGCCACGTTTCTGAGTTTCGAAGAGATCGCTTCCGATGATCCGGAGCATCTTCGATGCAAGCTCAGAGCGCGGGAGGCGGTGTTGCGCCTTAAATTGCGCTCGGCGATGGAAGAGCAGCGAGAAGCTAAGCGAACGGCCGCCACACCGCTTGCTCAGGCGGGCGGTCGGTCCGGCGAAACCCCATCGGCACCGGCAATATCCGTCCGGCTCCTGCCGCCAGCGGCTCTCCTCAAGCCGTCCTTGCCCGGGGGCGCCTCCGCCCACCTGCATGCAAGGCCGTTCCGATTCGACTCCACTGGATCGAAACGGAAGCATTGAGACGCTGAGCGGCACCCGCTTTTCCATCAGGCCGTTTGGCTGTGCTTTGCAGCCAAACGGGGCATTTCGACTCCGAAATGCCCCGAGTTTCTACAGCGCCGTGCATCTATCAGGCGCACAAGGCCGCGGTACGTTACAGCGCTGCGAGTTTCTTCCTTAAATCGGCTGCGATTCACGGAAATACGCAGTGGTGCAGGTATAGACTGAAGACTCGAGAGACGGGCTTCGGCGATGGCTAAGACCGCTTCTGCAGGATGCCGTAGACGATGTTGCGGTTGGCGCCGAATTCCAATCGCGCATTGACCGTGTTGCGGTCGACGCTCGCATTGATGATGCTCCACATATCCGCTTCCGAGCGCAGCAGCAGCGCCCAATTCATCAACGTCTCCATGTAGCCGTCATCGCTGATGTCGCGGGCGAAATTGGCGAAGAGGAAGACCCCATTGGGCTTCAGCATTTCCAGGCATCGTTGCGTGAGCTTCACCGCCACCTTATCGGCCAGGTAGTCATAGAGGCCGGCGGCGTAGATGAAGTCGAACTGACCCAGTTCCTGGGACCTGGTCAGAAGGCCGCGAACGGAACCGTCGATCGCCTCGACGCAGGTTCCCCTGAAGTCGCGAACCATCGAGCCGACGCTCAAGGGGTCCTGATCGAGGGCAACCCAGCGCTTTATCCGCCGCTCGCGCAATACCACCGAACGATCGGCCTCGCGCAGATGTCCCGCCGCGATCGTCAGAATTTCCGTCTCAGGGCCCTTCTCGGCCGCAATCGCGTCGACATGCCGGGTCAGGAGGTCGCGTCGTTCCCGCACGGCGACCGACGACGGCGCATCCTTCGTGTAGTTGTAGAGGGTGCGGCCAAGCGGAGAGGCCTTGGCAATTTCGTCCGAAACGCTCGGATGACCATAGATGAAGTCGATCAGCTGCGCGTCGCCGGAATAACCGCGTGGTTTCCGGAAAGACCAACGGGTGAACGGGTCCTCATGGAAGTAATTCGACACCGGATGGTTCTGGACGATCGGGATCAGCGCTTGCCAGACGCTCGGATCGAACTTGCGGCGTATCCCATGAAGTGCGCCGATCAGCTGGTGGATAATCACCGGCGGATCGCGGCGCTGCTCGATTTGTTGCTGGGCGATCATAAGCGCCAGTGCGACTTCGGCTTCGCCGGTTGCCAGCTGCTCGTCATGGCGATCCGTCTTGGCTGTCGAGAGTTCGGTTGTAATGGCGGTGGGGGTAATCAGGCTTTCGCCGTCGAGGGCAATCTGAATTTGGGTCACGCGAGACTCATCCGTTAATAGATCGTTAACAGTATGCGCAAGATCACGGAGCGCGCCAAATCCAATTTCAAACTATCGAATAATATGGTTAACAACACATCCGACTGACCTATTTCGCTACACTATTACGTGCGTCTTTGGCCCAATACCAATTCAGCAAAACTTAATGGACCTAAACTAATGTGCCGAACGATGCTGCACGCCCTCACATTCTTACCCAAGCAAGCAGCTACTGCAGGGACGCCCCGTGGTACTCGTCGAAGAGAGACTTCGGGCTTTACACGAAGACGCAAACGCAATGGATCGGTGCATGAAGCACACGCTGGCCGACGTAGTTGAGATCGACCTCCGCAGCGAGCCGCCGAGGCCGGCCTCGACTGAACTGCGCGCGCTCTACGAAAATGAAGGCGAAGGCGCCCGAAAACAGGCGACGCGGCACGGGTTCTGGACTGCGGTCGCGGTCTATCTGCTGTTTTCGATAACCGATATCCTGCTAGTTCCCGACGTTGCGCATTATACGATCGCCGCGCGATTCATGATCGCTATGATCGCACTGACGATGATCGAAACGCAGATTCGGCTGAACGCCAGTGCGAACGCGATCGATGTCACGGCTGCCGCAGCACTCGTCGCGGCCTATGCCGGCTGGCTTTATCCGGCGATGATGACCGCCGACACCCAGAGCATCTCTTACTACATGGTCTTCGGCGCGATCTTCATGATGAGCGTCAATCTATTCTTCAGCTTTCAGTTCCGCATTTCGCTGTTCGCGTCCGTCACCATCCTGCTGATCTTCTTTGCGGCTGTGCTGTCCTTTTCCCCGGCGGAGATCTCCTATCGGCTTGCATTCGGCACCTTCAACATCTCCTGCTTCGTCTTCACCTCCTATGTGAACTGGAAGCTCAACAGGGAGCGCTACAAGGTCTTTCTCAATGCATTCGAAGCGCGCATTCAGCAGAAAGAAGCTTCCGAGCGCGGCAGGGCCCTGCTGCGGCTGTCGAATACCGACTCCCTGACGGGTCTCGACAACCGTCGCGCCGTCGACCAGAAGCTCCGCGACTACTGGAGTGACTGGCAGAAGAAGGGGACGAGTTTCGCCGCGTTCCTCATCGACGTCGATTTCTTCAAGAAATACAACGACTTCTATGGCCATCAGGAAGGTGACCGCTGCCTCGTTCTTGTCGCCAGTGCGCTCAAGGATTCGATCGAGCCGTTCAACGGCTCGATCGGGCGCTATGGCGGCGAAG contains the following coding sequences:
- a CDS encoding HlyD family type I secretion periplasmic adaptor subunit, giving the protein MTDIVKVYDLAWYSEVPRSIWKQTTIGLVLMAVTFGGFSLWSFTAPLAAAIIAQGSFVATGQNKVIQHLEGGIIKDILVSEGDHIVADQPLLRLDETAALANQRQLFLRRARLEAIIARLMAQVQGLDKIELPKILVPYLQDPEIEPIIRSQELNFRAWRSKLDSEIGLYRQNIEGFRFRAEGYQQQLAAVRQQHTLLEEEYAGKKSLLDKNLIRKTEIKSIQRSIADAQGQTGRLTSEISEIGSQILKQDQQIRQTEESYREAALEELQKVEAELDSVREQLTGAASVLRRATINAPVTGTVVRLYYHTAGGVIETGKPIMEILPSDVPLIIEAQVLRTEIDSVKIGQKATVRLSALNQRTTPVLNGEVYYVSADSMPDPATNGTQEVYLARVNLPVSEVSRISGFVPTPGMPAEILIQTAERTFFDYLTKPIRDSMARAFMER
- a CDS encoding tetratricopeptide repeat protein, producing the protein MFTEIIERIEDFENIRKSWDELYHNDPDSHPCLSWDWLRQYLPRQQRWFILALKRSDDADYCAFLPLRVATYRDKSSGLFCDEILLIGNHGSGRTGLLCSPGLENEAVDASASVIRRENWASLRFDSLDLASDRTERLLHAFADEQFVREDDGGESGIRIPEQPVRHLIVRTRTGRNLHDCLNHRSIDFVFERAMDLHSRGKLDAAETGYRQVIHAAPKHIYARYGLAQLCTEKGDHAEAEHLYRGLLSAIPEADKIQHRLGDAQMAQACYREASKTFEDLLARHAHLGLVRYKLAVCLLAAGQRDAAIATFLSFEEIASDDPEHLRCKLRAREAVLRLKLRSAMEEQREAKRTAATPLAQAGGRSGETPSAPAISVRLLPPAALLKPSLPGGASAHLHARPFRFDSTGSKRKH
- a CDS encoding class I SAM-dependent methyltransferase, with product MTQIQIALDGESLITPTAITTELSTAKTDRHDEQLATGEAEVALALMIAQQQIEQRRDPPVIIHQLIGALHGIRRKFDPSVWQALIPIVQNHPVSNYFHEDPFTRWSFRKPRGYSGDAQLIDFIYGHPSVSDEIAKASPLGRTLYNYTKDAPSSVAVRERRDLLTRHVDAIAAEKGPETEILTIAAGHLREADRSVVLRERRIKRWVALDQDPLSVGSMVRDFRGTCVEAIDGSVRGLLTRSQELGQFDFIYAAGLYDYLADKVAVKLTQRCLEMLKPNGVFLFANFARDISDDGYMETLMNWALLLRSEADMWSIINASVDRNTVNARLEFGANRNIVYGILQKRS